The DNA sequence GATGAAATTCCTGAGCAATTTCAAATCAGAGATTTTAAATTAAAAAAATCTATTACATCAAAAAAATCAAAAACCATTACCTACCAATTGCAACCTTTTGAACGTGGCGAATACCATTTTGGATCTTTAAATATATATGCCAGTTCTATTTTAGGATTAATTGCCAAACGCTATACTTTTGGAAAGAACAAAATGGTACCTACCTATCCTAGTTTTAAACAGTTACGGAAATTTGAATTACTAAACATTAATAAAAACACCCTACAATATGGCCTAAAAAAGGTAAGACGATTAGGGCACACCATGGAATTTGAGCAAATTAAAGATTATGTGTTAGGGGATGATTTACGTACCATAAATTGGAAAGCCACAGCTAAGAAGAACAGCTTGATGGTTAATCAGTTTCAGGATGAAAAATCGCAAACTGTATATTCCATTATTGATAAAGGGCGTATTATGAAGATGCCATTTGATAAATTAAGCCTATTAGATTACGCTATAAATGCCACGCTAATTATCAGTAGTTTGGTTTTAAAAAAACAAGATAAAGCTGGTATGTTTTCATTTTCTAAAAAGGTTGAAAATATGGTAGTAGCAGAACGTCGAACTTCTCAAATGCGTCTAATTTTAGAAAACCTATACAACGTCAGTACAGATTATTTTGAAAGTGACTATAGCAGGCTTTACACCAGTATTAAACAATACATCCCTCATAGGAGCTT is a window from the Pseudalgibacter alginicilyticus genome containing:
- a CDS encoding DUF58 domain-containing protein; the protein is MKFLKPFYIQPYFFYTGIGIVVLFGLSYFVPIFFIIAQISIFILLALFLLDVLIIFMGKNKLEAERIVPEKFSNSDKNQININIRNHYNINIKLEIIDEIPEQFQIRDFKLKKSITSKKSKTITYQLQPFERGEYHFGSLNIYASSILGLIAKRYTFGKNKMVPTYPSFKQLRKFELLNINKNTLQYGLKKVRRLGHTMEFEQIKDYVLGDDLRTINWKATAKKNSLMVNQFQDEKSQTVYSIIDKGRIMKMPFDKLSLLDYAINATLIISSLVLKKQDKAGMFSFSKKVENMVVAERRTSQMRLILENLYNVSTDYFESDYSRLYTSIKQYIPHRSLLLLYTNFETLDGLHRQLPYLKAIAKNHLLIIIFFKNTELNSMVSEKAETIQHVYDKVIAEKFAFEKRLIVNELKKYGIYSILTTPQNLTINTINKYLEIKARGLI